One window of the Bacteroidales bacterium genome contains the following:
- a CDS encoding LysE family translocator, with protein MIDALKIFFEGVALGIVISITLGPAFLTIIQTSIDRGFRSALLVAIGVAISDLMLIAISYLGLSSLLERGNNQIYFGIIGGVILILYGIYTFLKKPEALKRIPKITTSPIKKVSPITFLAKGFFLNIANPFLIIFWLSIIGYISQIAPYGKMRETTILFISGTVLTVFSIDILKSYIGYKIKRYLNSRVQLIINRIVGIILTLFGIVLILRLFFNFSFDF; from the coding sequence GTGATTGATGCATTGAAAATATTTTTTGAAGGTGTTGCTCTAGGTATCGTTATTTCCATAACCCTTGGACCTGCTTTCTTAACTATTATTCAAACATCAATTGATAGAGGCTTCCGCTCCGCACTATTAGTTGCTATTGGAGTTGCCATAAGTGATTTAATGCTAATTGCAATATCTTATCTAGGCTTATCATCTCTCTTGGAAAGAGGTAATAATCAAATATATTTTGGAATTATAGGCGGAGTAATACTTATTTTATACGGAATTTATACTTTCCTAAAAAAACCTGAAGCTCTAAAACGTATTCCCAAAATAACTACCAGCCCAATAAAAAAAGTGAGTCCTATAACTTTTTTGGCAAAAGGTTTTTTCTTAAATATTGCAAATCCTTTTTTAATTATTTTTTGGCTTTCTATTATTGGCTATATATCGCAAATTGCTCCTTACGGAAAAATGAGGGAGACCACTATATTATTTATATCAGGAACAGTTCTTACTGTTTTTTCTATTGATATTTTAAAAAGCTATATTGGTTATAAAATTAAAAGGTATTTGAATTCTAGAGTACAGCTAATAATTAATAGAATTGTAGGAATAATTTTAACTCTTTTTGGAATAGTATTAATTCTGCGATTATTTTTCAACTTCTCATTTGATTTCTAA
- a CDS encoding ribonuclease H, protein MSSKKKNNFYVVWVGLQAGIYSSWEECEKQIKGVKSAKYMGFKTLQEAEEAFEKPYTDYYNKKKNTEEVINRPKELCICVDAACSGNPGKMEYQGVWCEGGDIIFKEGPFYDATNNIGEFIAIVHGLAWLKKNNLPLKVYSDSRTAISWVLQGKVNSKLERTEKNGKIFQLIRRAEKWLEENPNHNEVKKWETSKWGEIPADFGRK, encoded by the coding sequence ATGAGCAGTAAAAAGAAAAATAATTTTTATGTAGTTTGGGTTGGCTTGCAAGCTGGAATTTATTCTAGTTGGGAAGAGTGCGAAAAGCAGATAAAAGGCGTTAAATCAGCTAAGTATATGGGTTTTAAAACATTGCAAGAAGCTGAAGAAGCATTTGAAAAACCTTATACAGATTATTATAATAAGAAAAAAAACACAGAAGAAGTTATTAATCGCCCAAAAGAACTATGTATATGTGTTGATGCTGCTTGCAGTGGAAATCCTGGTAAAATGGAATATCAAGGCGTTTGGTGCGAAGGTGGCGACATTATTTTTAAAGAAGGACCTTTTTATGATGCAACTAATAATATTGGTGAATTTATAGCTATTGTTCACGGGCTTGCATGGTTGAAAAAAAATAATTTACCGCTTAAAGTTTATTCTGATTCGCGTACAGCCATTTCTTGGGTATTGCAAGGAAAAGTAAATTCTAAATTGGAAAGAACGGAAAAAAACGGAAAAATTTTTCAATTAATAAGGAGAGCCGAAAAGTGGTTGGAAGAAAATCCAAATCATAATGAAGTGAAAAAGTGGGAAACAAGCAAATGGGGCGAAATCCCTGCAGATTTTGGCAGAAAATAG